From Verrucomicrobia bacterium S94, the proteins below share one genomic window:
- a CDS encoding transposase, with amino-acid sequence MLPPFWIKSKKILDKEQIRQLPKSNFGKTIAYALDRWEALNLYLKHGTLEIDNNLVENAIRPTALGKKNFLFFGSPNSGQTSAVIYSLVETFRKLDINPSEYFKELLDALPTMQQSEAVHWTPVRWSAT; translated from the coding sequence ATGCTTCCCCCGTTCTGGATAAAATCAAAAAAGATCCTTGATAAAGAGCAGATCCGCCAGTTGCCGAAGAGCAACTTTGGAAAGACTATCGCTTATGCGCTTGATCGTTGGGAGGCGCTTAATCTCTATCTCAAACACGGAACGCTCGAGATCGACAACAACCTGGTTGAAAACGCCATCCGTCCAACCGCACTGGGTAAAAAGAACTTCCTGTTTTTCGGCAGCCCGAACTCTGGTCAGACGAGCGCCGTCATCTACAGCCTCGTCGAAACCTTCCGGAAGCTCGACATCAATCCATCTGAGTACTTCAAAGAGCTACTCGATGCCCTGCCGACCATGCAGCAATCAGAAGCGGTCCACTGGACCCCAGTGCGCTGGTCGGCTACCTGA